One genomic region from Saprospiraceae bacterium encodes:
- a CDS encoding serine hydroxymethyltransferase, whose product MKDLLISGLISKELERQRHGIELIASENFASYETIEAMGSCLTNKYAEGYPGKRYYGGCEVVDEIETIAIERLKELFGASYANVQPHSGAQANSAVFLACLKPGDTILGFDLSHGGHLTHGSPVNYSGKTFQPVFYGVEAETGTIDMDKVERLALENKPKLIICGASAYSRDWDYRRFRSIADAVGALLMADIAHPAGLIAKGLLNDPMPHCHIVTTTTHKTLRGPRGGAIMMGKNFENPWGRKTSKGSVIKMSSILDSGVFPGMQGGPLEHVIAAKAIAFGEALTDEYKSYVIQVKKNAQAMAGILADLDYKIISGGTDNHLMLVDLSNKNISGKEAEEALVQADITVNKNMVPFDQKSPMVTSGIRIGTPAITTRGLLESECIQIVQWMDQIINNHTDHQLIVQIRKKVNNMMAGFPLYPEIS is encoded by the coding sequence ATGAAAGACCTGTTAATATCTGGCCTCATATCCAAAGAACTCGAAAGACAAAGACATGGAATAGAGCTGATAGCCAGCGAAAATTTTGCCAGCTATGAGACCATCGAAGCTATGGGAAGCTGTCTGACCAATAAATATGCCGAAGGATACCCTGGTAAACGCTATTATGGTGGCTGTGAAGTGGTCGATGAAATAGAAACCATAGCGATTGAAAGACTTAAAGAATTGTTTGGGGCGTCTTACGCCAATGTACAACCACATAGTGGAGCTCAGGCAAATAGTGCGGTGTTTTTAGCTTGTTTGAAGCCTGGTGATACGATTTTAGGCTTTGACCTCTCACATGGTGGTCATCTCACCCATGGCTCACCTGTCAATTACAGCGGCAAAACCTTCCAGCCTGTGTTTTATGGCGTAGAAGCTGAGACTGGCACCATAGACATGGATAAAGTAGAGCGATTGGCTTTAGAGAACAAACCTAAACTGATCATATGCGGTGCCAGCGCCTACTCACGAGATTGGGATTATCGAAGGTTTAGAAGTATAGCAGACGCTGTGGGAGCCCTCCTGATGGCTGATATAGCCCATCCTGCCGGTTTGATAGCCAAAGGTTTGCTCAATGACCCAATGCCGCACTGCCATATCGTGACCACGACTACACATAAGACGCTGCGCGGGCCCAGAGGCGGCGCCATCATGATGGGAAAAAATTTCGAAAATCCCTGGGGGCGCAAGACCTCCAAAGGCTCTGTAATCAAAATGTCAAGTATATTGGATAGTGGCGTATTCCCCGGTATGCAAGGTGGTCCTTTAGAACATGTGATCGCAGCCAAAGCCATCGCTTTTGGCGAGGCGTTGACTGATGAATACAAATCCTACGTAATACAGGTGAAGAAAAATGCTCAGGCTATGGCTGGCATCCTGGCAGATTTGGACTATAAAATTATATCCGGTGGTACGGATAATCACCTTATGCTGGTAGACTTAAGCAATAAAAATATATCCGGAAAAGAAGCTGAAGAGGCTCTGGTTCAGGCAGACATCACCGTCAATAAAAATATGGTTCCTTTTGATCAAAAAAGCCCGATGGTCACTTCAGGAATTAGAATAGGTACACCTGCCATCACCACCAGGGGGCTTCTGGAGTCAGAATGTATTCAAATAGTACAATGGATGGATCAAATCATAAATAACCATACGGATCATCAACTCATTGTACAAATCAGAAAGAAGGTCAATAATATGATGGCAGGATTTCCACTATATCCTGAAATATCTTAA
- a CDS encoding HD domain-containing protein → MNKRKIINDPVYGFTTIPDELIYDLIQHPYFQRLRRIRQLGLTDYVYPGATHSRFQHALGALHLMTIAIDSLRSKGVEITEKEAQGAMIAILLHDIGHSPYSHALEKKIIPLKHETLSLMFMKELNDEFDGKLSEAINIFSNKHPKRFLSQLVSSQLDVDRMDYLNRDSFFTGVAEGVIGYERIIKMLSVVDNQIVVEEKGIYSIEKFLQSRRIMYWQVYLHKTVLAAEKMLIHWFGLLLQDPMRDKALPNLKKILSNDPKIKERKKLLKLYANIDDTDIISALKFSLNSRNSNIQVLANGLLNRNLFKCQLSDHSFSKSFIRNCKKKSEYPDLVFIGRESNEGYTIDANEIMILLKDSNKSLVSLSKTSQFNIKSGLEIKHYIIYY, encoded by the coding sequence ATGAACAAAAGAAAAATCATCAACGATCCTGTATATGGATTTACTACCATCCCTGATGAATTGATCTATGATCTCATCCAGCATCCTTACTTTCAAAGATTGCGAAGAATCAGGCAGCTTGGCCTGACAGACTATGTTTACCCAGGAGCTACCCACAGTAGATTTCAGCATGCATTAGGAGCTTTGCATTTAATGACCATAGCGATCGATAGCCTAAGATCTAAGGGTGTAGAAATTACTGAAAAGGAGGCCCAGGGTGCTATGATTGCCATTCTATTACATGACATTGGACATTCGCCTTATTCTCATGCTCTGGAGAAAAAAATCATCCCGTTAAAGCACGAAACCCTTTCCTTGATGTTTATGAAAGAACTCAATGACGAATTTGATGGAAAGCTTTCAGAAGCCATAAATATATTTTCTAATAAACACCCTAAAAGATTTCTTAGTCAACTCGTGTCCAGCCAATTGGATGTAGACCGAATGGACTATCTGAACCGGGATAGTTTTTTTACCGGAGTAGCAGAAGGAGTGATTGGTTATGAGCGCATTATAAAAATGCTTAGTGTAGTAGACAATCAGATTGTCGTTGAGGAAAAAGGCATCTATTCGATTGAAAAGTTCCTTCAATCACGACGGATTATGTATTGGCAGGTATATCTGCATAAAACTGTATTGGCTGCTGAAAAAATGTTGATTCATTGGTTTGGGCTTCTGTTACAAGATCCTATGAGAGACAAAGCCCTACCAAATCTGAAAAAAATCCTGTCGAATGACCCAAAAATAAAAGAACGTAAAAAATTGTTAAAGCTATATGCTAATATTGACGATACAGATATTATATCCGCACTGAAATTCAGTCTAAACTCCCGAAATTCCAATATACAAGTTCTTGCAAATGGTTTATTAAACAGAAATCTGTTTAAATGCCAATTGTCTGATCATTCGTTTTCTAAGTCTTTTATAAGAAATTGTAAGAAAAAAAGCGAATATCCTGATTTGGTTTTCATCGGGAGAGAAAGCAATGAAGGATATACAATTGATGCAAATGAAATTATGATATTACTGAAAGATAGTAACAAATCTTTGGTATCCCTTTCAAAAACATCACAATTTAATATTAAATCAGGCCTGGAAATCAAACATTATATTATCTATTATTAA
- a CDS encoding PglZ domain-containing protein, with the protein MEAAKILWADDELDLLKPQVYFLEKKGYRFVLVSNGHDALEEYTQHKDIDVVFLDESMPGLSGLETLAKFKAINPNLPVVMITKNETENIMEEAIGSQIDDYLIKPVNPHQVLLTLKKLIDNKRLVQEKTTSSYLQDFRNISLQINSVSDLKGWIEIYKGIIGWELKLDQSENTEMTNILATQKTEANNEFAKFVGKHYQEWIDKPEKAPIMSHRLIKEKIIPLMAPNKTVVMILLDNLRFDQWKAIEPKISERYRIHEEEQFISILPTSTQYSRNAIFAGMLPAQIEQRYEDWWLNDNEKGGKNMHEAELLEKQLARHFKTMPKFSYNKITQVQDAKALPDAYANLLDNQLSVIVYNFIDMLSHARTEMEVLKELAGDEKAYRSLTSSWFSNSPLWALLQKLAEKKVTVVITTDHGTIRVKSPVKVVGDRETTTNLRYKVGRNLNYDRKDVFEIKDPKKAGLPSPNLSSTFIFTKNDGFFLYPNNYNYYHNYFLHSFQHGGISMEEMICPIITLFPK; encoded by the coding sequence ATGGAAGCAGCAAAGATACTGTGGGCGGACGACGAACTCGACCTCTTAAAACCCCAGGTTTATTTTTTAGAGAAAAAGGGCTATCGTTTTGTCCTGGTGAGTAACGGACATGACGCGCTTGAGGAGTATACCCAACACAAAGACATCGATGTAGTATTTCTGGATGAATCGATGCCCGGACTGTCAGGGCTGGAGACCCTTGCCAAGTTCAAAGCCATCAATCCAAATCTGCCTGTAGTCATGATTACCAAAAATGAGACAGAAAATATCATGGAGGAAGCGATTGGATCACAGATAGACGATTATTTGATCAAACCAGTCAATCCCCACCAGGTACTATTGACCTTGAAAAAACTAATTGACAACAAGCGTTTGGTGCAGGAGAAAACCACTTCAAGTTATTTGCAGGACTTTAGGAATATTTCGCTTCAAATTAACTCTGTATCGGATCTAAAAGGTTGGATCGAGATCTATAAAGGCATCATTGGTTGGGAGCTAAAATTGGACCAATCTGAAAACACAGAGATGACCAATATCCTGGCTACTCAAAAAACAGAAGCCAACAATGAGTTTGCCAAATTTGTTGGCAAGCATTACCAGGAATGGATCGATAAGCCTGAAAAAGCCCCGATCATGTCGCATCGCCTGATCAAAGAAAAAATTATTCCTCTGATGGCACCAAATAAAACGGTAGTCATGATTCTGTTGGACAATCTGAGATTCGATCAATGGAAAGCGATTGAGCCAAAAATAAGCGAAAGATACAGGATACACGAAGAGGAACAGTTTATCAGTATTTTACCAACTTCTACTCAATATAGCCGCAATGCGATTTTTGCTGGTATGCTACCTGCACAAATAGAGCAACGATATGAAGATTGGTGGTTAAATGATAATGAGAAAGGGGGTAAAAACATGCACGAAGCGGAGTTGTTGGAAAAACAACTGGCTCGTCATTTTAAGACCATGCCCAAATTCTCTTACAATAAAATCACCCAGGTCCAGGATGCCAAAGCACTCCCAGATGCTTACGCTAACCTATTGGACAATCAACTGAGTGTCATAGTATATAACTTTATAGATATGCTCTCACACGCCCGGACAGAAATGGAAGTTTTGAAGGAGCTGGCCGGTGACGAAAAAGCCTACAGATCATTGACTTCCAGTTGGTTTTCTAATTCACCTTTGTGGGCTTTATTGCAAAAACTAGCCGAGAAAAAAGTTACTGTTGTCATCACGACTGATCACGGTACCATCAGAGTCAAATCTCCCGTCAAAGTGGTGGGTGACAGAGAAACTACAACCAATCTCAGATACAAAGTAGGGCGTAACTTAAACTATGACCGCAAGGATGTTTTCGAAATCAAAGACCCTAAAAAGGCTGGCCTCCCTAGCCCCAACCTGAGTTCTACCTTCATCTTCACCAAAAACGATGGCTTTTTTTTATATCCCAATAACTACAATTATTATCACAATTATTTCCTCCACTCCTTTCAACATGGGGGCATATCCATGGAAGAGATGATCTGCCCGATCATTACTTTGTTTCCGAAATAG
- the tatC gene encoding twin-arginine translocase subunit TatC codes for MKKVNDQEMSFLDHLEELRWHIIRAVGAILVGAIIAFLNKEFVWNKIIFGPKNADFATYRFFCNLSPSLCFGPDNIQVFTRDFGEQFMMHFVSSFWIGLIIAFPYIMWEIWRFVKPGLYKKEQKAIRGVVAICSGLFFLGVLFGYYVIAPFGISFLSNYEIATGIENTVSLDSYVSYLTMFILPLGLVFELPVIVYFLAKVGIVNAEMLRSFRKHAIVVIIIVAAVITPPDVVSQILVSLPLIMLYEVSILIASRTIRAVEEDDDDDEPDDDDKDENKDEYDYDESKSD; via the coding sequence ATGAAAAAAGTGAATGATCAAGAAATGTCTTTCCTGGACCATCTTGAAGAACTAAGGTGGCATATCATTCGAGCTGTAGGTGCCATTCTGGTAGGTGCCATTATAGCATTCCTCAATAAAGAATTTGTATGGAATAAAATCATATTTGGACCTAAAAATGCTGATTTTGCAACTTATAGGTTTTTCTGCAATTTATCTCCGAGCCTTTGTTTTGGACCTGATAATATTCAAGTATTCACACGTGATTTTGGTGAGCAGTTTATGATGCACTTTGTATCCTCTTTTTGGATAGGGCTGATCATTGCGTTTCCATATATTATGTGGGAAATATGGCGATTTGTAAAACCGGGCTTGTATAAAAAAGAGCAAAAGGCTATTCGAGGAGTCGTAGCTATTTGTTCAGGATTGTTCTTCCTGGGAGTATTATTCGGATATTATGTGATTGCACCATTTGGCATCTCCTTCTTAAGTAATTACGAAATCGCAACCGGCATTGAAAACACGGTGAGTCTTGACTCTTATGTAAGTTATCTCACCATGTTTATCCTGCCTTTAGGCCTGGTCTTTGAACTGCCTGTGATCGTGTACTTTTTAGCCAAAGTAGGGATCGTAAACGCAGAAATGCTTCGTTCCTTCCGTAAGCATGCTATAGTAGTCATCATCATTGTCGCAGCCGTTATAACACCTCCTGATGTGGTCTCTCAGATCCTGGTCAGTCTACCGCTCATCATGTTATACGAAGTAAGTATCCTCATAGCTTCAAGGACCATCAGAGCTGTGGAGGAAGATGATGACGATGACGAGCCTGACGATGATGATAAGGATGAAAATAAAGATGAATACGATTATGACGAATCCAAATCTGATTAA